A single genomic interval of Dromiciops gliroides isolate mDroGli1 chromosome 1, mDroGli1.pri, whole genome shotgun sequence harbors:
- the LOC122736072 gene encoding 40S ribosomal protein SA-like yields MSGALDVLQMKEEDVLKFLAAGTHLGGTNLDFQMEQYIYKRKSDGIYIINLKRTWEKLLLAACAIVAIENPADVSVISSRNTGQRAVLKFAAATGATPIAGHFTPGTFTNQIQAAFREPRLLVVTDPQADHHPLTEASYVNLPTIALCNTDSPLRYVDIAIPCNNKGAHSVGLMWWMLAREVLRMRGTISHEHLWEVMPDLYFYRDPEEIEKEEQAAAEKAVTKEEFQGEWTAPAPEFTAAQPEVADWSEGVQVPSVPIQQFPTEDWSAQPATEDWAVAPTAQATEWVGTTTE; encoded by the coding sequence ATGTCCGGAGCCCTGGATGTCTTGCAGATGAAGGAAGAGGATGTCCTCAAATTCCTCGCTGCAGGAACCCATTTGGGTGGCACTAATTTGGACTTCCAGATGGAACAGtacatctataaaaggaagagtGATGGTATCTACATCATTAATTTGAAGAGAACTTGGGAAAAGCTTCTGCTCGCTGCTTGCGCCATTGTTGCCATTGAAAACCCTGCTGATGTTAGTGTTATCTCATCCAGGAACACTGGCCAGCGAGCTGTTCTGAAATTTGCTGCTGCCACTGGTGCTACACCTATTGCTGGACATTTTACCCCAGGCACCTTCACTAACCAGATTCAGGCAGCTTTCCGGGAACCTCGCCTCTTGGTGGTCACTGATCCTCAGGCAGATCACCATCCTCTGACTGAAGCATCATATGTTAACCTCCCAACCATTGCATTGTGCAACACAGATTCTCCACTTCGCTATGTGGACATTGCCATTCCATGCAACAACAAGGGAGCTCACTCCGTGGGTCTGATGTGGTGGATGCTGGCCCGTGAAGTCCTACGTATGCGTGGTACCATCTCCCATGAACACCTGTGGGAAGTGATGCCTGATCTTTACTTCTACAGGGATCcagaggagattgagaaggaagagcaggCCGCAGCTGAGAAGGCAGTGACAAAGGAGGAATTTCAGGGTGAATGGACTGCCCCTGCCCCAGAATTCACTGCTGCTCAACCAGAGGTGGCTGATTGGTCTGAGGGAGTGCAGGTGCCATCTGTGCCCATTCAGCAGTTCCCTACTGAAGACTGGAGTGCTCAGCCTGCTACCGAGGACTGGGCTGTGGCTCCTACTGCTCAGGCCACTGAGTGGGTAGGGACTACCACAGAGTGA